A section of the Acropora muricata isolate sample 2 chromosome 4, ASM3666990v1, whole genome shotgun sequence genome encodes:
- the LOC136914396 gene encoding DEP domain-containing protein 7-like isoform X1: protein MDECKKPNTELESDNMAREPFKATKIWNDLVEHLRTNVEHRRRRWKFQYYENCFRGGDVIEVLHSYIQSNPHLSNDATRDQVRCFCQILLEKRIIECVTTENSKTKSYSFEGGNKLYRFSSHNDSFDHNSISSPSQDAKKLGRRRSGLGQWDHKAIRRRSLGSTPKAQKRFADLLLPETVPSPAISDPSVTRTREIPSKRRRLSLDAGAILRKNKTAMLSDSANSKDFISEIWFEIALSQILQLTEVPFLEEILAAQTTDHGMGEVVLSNNMLEHGNESSYSKGRNVGEPSSSACFQAGIECMKLQNDFPLPQLHVDHLSSYVNLTNAKEAGIQQLLLEYYGSLLDSLIPSNLTDLVNAVISTLVDDWSKIKSFLPLLALMLSTNQRKHLKNLLNFIGRSTESNGGRYIIKRFTSAILPKDIRDKNSGQHVLSLMVRHHQLMFATPTSVKELFQRNVSYMKQGLCPPFLSKVSRQLSVEEYQQQKLQTTNESLSDMMTFIMDNLHMSLKEKEERLKVFQKHHTAVFLRHFPDGEM from the exons ATGGATGAGTGTAAGAAACCGAACACCGAATTGGAAAGTGATAATATGGCCCGCGAGCCTTTCAAAGCGACAAAAATATGGAACGACCTCGTCGAGCATTTGCGAACGAATGTTGAGCATCGTCGAAGACGCTGGAAATTTCAATACTACGAGAATTGTTTTCGAGGCGGCGACGTCATTGAAGTGCTTCATTCTTATATTCAGAGCAATCCTCATTTGTCAAATGACGCCACTCGAGAtcaagtcagatgtttttgtCAGATTCTCTTGGAGAAACGAATCATCGAATGTGTAACCACCGAAAATAGCAAGACGAAGAGCTATTCTTTCGAAGGTGGAAACAAGTTATATAGATTTTCATCTCACAATGACTCGTTTGATCACAACAGCATTTCATCACCCTCTCAAGATGCGAAGAAACTTGGTCGCAGAAGAAGTGGTCTTGGCCAGTGGGACCATAAAGCAATTAGAAGACGATCTTTGGGTTCAACACCCAAAGCACAGAAGAGATTTGCTGATCTTCTTTTGCCCGAGACCGTTCCCTCGCCTGCTATCAGCGATCCAAGCGTTACAAGGACGCGAGAAATACCAAGCAAGCGAAGACGACTAAGTTTGGATGCTGGTGCCATCTTGAG GAAGAACAAGACTGCCATGTTGTCCGACTCAGCTAATTCTAAAGATTTCATCAGTGAAATATGGTTTGAAATAGCCCTTTCTCAAATCCTTCAACTTACAGAGGTTCCTTTCTTGGAGGAGATACTGGCTGCTCAGACAACAGACCATGGCATGGGAGAAGTGGTCTTATCAAATAACATGCTGGAACATGGGAATGAGAGTTCTTACAGCAAAGGAAGAAATGTTGGAGAGCCATCAAGCAGTGCTTGCTTCCAGGCAGGAATAGAGTGCATGAAGCTACAAAATGACTTTCCTTTGCCACAGCTACATGTCGATCACTTGTCAAGCTATGTAAATTTGACGAATGCAAAGGAAGCTGGAATCCAACAGCTTCTGTTAGAGTATTATGGGTCACTTCTGGATTCACTTATTCCCTCAAACCTTACAGACTTAGTCAATGCTGTTATTTCCACCCTAGTTGATGACTGGTCAAAAATTAAGTCATTTCTGCCTCTACTGGCATTGATGCTTTCAACAAACCAAAGAAAGCACTTGAAAAACTTGTTGAACTTTATTGGGAGATCTACAGAATCAAATGGTGGAAGGTATATAATCAAGAGGTTTACCAGTGCTATCTTGCCCAAGGATATAAGAGACAAG aaTTCTGGTCAGCATGTACTTTCTTTGATGGTAAGACATCATCAGTTAATGTTTGCCACTCCCACATCTGTGAAAGAGCTTTTCCAAAGAAATGTGTCCTACATGAAACAAGGGTTGTGTCCTCCATTTTTGTCCAAAGTTTCCAGACAGCTGTCTGTCGAGGAGTATCAGCAACAAAAACTCCAAACAACAAATGAGTCCCTCAGTGATATGATGACTTTTATCATGGACAACCTGCATATGTCtttgaaggaaaaggaagaaagaCTAAAAGTCTTTCAGAAACACCACACTGCTGTGTTCCTTCGACATTTTCCAGATGGGGAGATGTAA
- the LOC136914396 gene encoding DEP domain-containing protein 7-like isoform X2, protein MDECKKPNTELESDNMAREPFKATKIWNDLVEHLRTNVEHRRRRWKFQYYENCFRGGDVIEVLHSYIQSNPHLSNDATRDQVRCFCQILLEKRIIECVTTENSKTKSYSFEGGNKLYRFSSHNDSFDHNSISSPSQDAKKLGRRRSGLGQWDHKAIRRRSLGSTPKAQKRFADLLLPETVPSPAISDPSVTRTREIPSKRRRLSLDAGAILRKNKTAMLSDSANSKEVPFLEEILAAQTTDHGMGEVVLSNNMLEHGNESSYSKGRNVGEPSSSACFQAGIECMKLQNDFPLPQLHVDHLSSYVNLTNAKEAGIQQLLLEYYGSLLDSLIPSNLTDLVNAVISTLVDDWSKIKSFLPLLALMLSTNQRKHLKNLLNFIGRSTESNGGRYIIKRFTSAILPKDIRDKNSGQHVLSLMVRHHQLMFATPTSVKELFQRNVSYMKQGLCPPFLSKVSRQLSVEEYQQQKLQTTNESLSDMMTFIMDNLHMSLKEKEERLKVFQKHHTAVFLRHFPDGEM, encoded by the exons ATGGATGAGTGTAAGAAACCGAACACCGAATTGGAAAGTGATAATATGGCCCGCGAGCCTTTCAAAGCGACAAAAATATGGAACGACCTCGTCGAGCATTTGCGAACGAATGTTGAGCATCGTCGAAGACGCTGGAAATTTCAATACTACGAGAATTGTTTTCGAGGCGGCGACGTCATTGAAGTGCTTCATTCTTATATTCAGAGCAATCCTCATTTGTCAAATGACGCCACTCGAGAtcaagtcagatgtttttgtCAGATTCTCTTGGAGAAACGAATCATCGAATGTGTAACCACCGAAAATAGCAAGACGAAGAGCTATTCTTTCGAAGGTGGAAACAAGTTATATAGATTTTCATCTCACAATGACTCGTTTGATCACAACAGCATTTCATCACCCTCTCAAGATGCGAAGAAACTTGGTCGCAGAAGAAGTGGTCTTGGCCAGTGGGACCATAAAGCAATTAGAAGACGATCTTTGGGTTCAACACCCAAAGCACAGAAGAGATTTGCTGATCTTCTTTTGCCCGAGACCGTTCCCTCGCCTGCTATCAGCGATCCAAGCGTTACAAGGACGCGAGAAATACCAAGCAAGCGAAGACGACTAAGTTTGGATGCTGGTGCCATCTTGAG GAAGAACAAGACTGCCATGTTGTCCGACTCAGCTAATTCTAA AGAGGTTCCTTTCTTGGAGGAGATACTGGCTGCTCAGACAACAGACCATGGCATGGGAGAAGTGGTCTTATCAAATAACATGCTGGAACATGGGAATGAGAGTTCTTACAGCAAAGGAAGAAATGTTGGAGAGCCATCAAGCAGTGCTTGCTTCCAGGCAGGAATAGAGTGCATGAAGCTACAAAATGACTTTCCTTTGCCACAGCTACATGTCGATCACTTGTCAAGCTATGTAAATTTGACGAATGCAAAGGAAGCTGGAATCCAACAGCTTCTGTTAGAGTATTATGGGTCACTTCTGGATTCACTTATTCCCTCAAACCTTACAGACTTAGTCAATGCTGTTATTTCCACCCTAGTTGATGACTGGTCAAAAATTAAGTCATTTCTGCCTCTACTGGCATTGATGCTTTCAACAAACCAAAGAAAGCACTTGAAAAACTTGTTGAACTTTATTGGGAGATCTACAGAATCAAATGGTGGAAGGTATATAATCAAGAGGTTTACCAGTGCTATCTTGCCCAAGGATATAAGAGACAAG aaTTCTGGTCAGCATGTACTTTCTTTGATGGTAAGACATCATCAGTTAATGTTTGCCACTCCCACATCTGTGAAAGAGCTTTTCCAAAGAAATGTGTCCTACATGAAACAAGGGTTGTGTCCTCCATTTTTGTCCAAAGTTTCCAGACAGCTGTCTGTCGAGGAGTATCAGCAACAAAAACTCCAAACAACAAATGAGTCCCTCAGTGATATGATGACTTTTATCATGGACAACCTGCATATGTCtttgaaggaaaaggaagaaagaCTAAAAGTCTTTCAGAAACACCACACTGCTGTGTTCCTTCGACATTTTCCAGATGGGGAGATGTAA